The following proteins come from a genomic window of Heyndrickxia acidicola:
- the pxpB gene encoding 5-oxoprolinase subunit PxpB: protein MDNVQFSPLGDSGIVVSMGDRIDRITHEKVMALSSYLEEHPFDGMIEMVPGFTTVSVYYDPIYFFHMGAQFPYEWVLNKLRKIVSELSNGQVKEARVIEIPVCYGGEFGPDLEDVAIHNGLTQDEVIRIHSEKEYLTYMLGFAPGFPYLGGMSSRIATPRRHSPRLTIPAGSVGIGGEQTGIYPIESPGGWQLIGKTPLSLFRSGKNSPCLLRAGDTVRFRPITREEYDQWEGLD, encoded by the coding sequence ATGGATAACGTTCAATTTTCTCCTCTCGGGGATTCAGGAATTGTTGTCAGCATGGGTGATCGTATTGATAGAATAACACATGAGAAAGTAATGGCTTTATCCAGTTATTTAGAGGAACACCCCTTTGATGGGATGATAGAAATGGTTCCAGGATTTACAACTGTATCTGTTTATTATGATCCAATCTATTTTTTTCATATGGGAGCACAGTTCCCATACGAATGGGTCCTTAACAAATTAAGAAAAATTGTATCAGAACTCTCGAACGGACAGGTTAAAGAAGCGAGAGTAATAGAGATTCCTGTTTGCTATGGGGGGGAATTCGGACCGGATTTAGAAGATGTTGCGATCCATAATGGCCTAACGCAGGATGAGGTGATTCGTATCCATTCTGAGAAGGAGTACCTTACCTATATGCTTGGGTTTGCTCCTGGGTTTCCTTATTTAGGGGGGATGAGTTCACGAATCGCCACCCCCCGACGTCATTCTCCCCGTTTGACAATTCCCGCAGGCAGTGTGGGAATCGGCGGAGAACAGACAGGAATCTATCCAATTGAAAGCCCTGGAGGCTGGCAGCTTATTGGGAAGACGCCGTTGTCATTATTTCGATCTGGTAAAAATTCACCCTGTTTGCTGCGCGCTGGAGACACCGTACGTTTTCGCCCGATTACACGCGAAGAATACGATCAGTGGGAGGGGTTAGATTAA
- a CDS encoding DUF979 domain-containing protein, whose protein sequence is MILSIEDVYIFIGIITTAGSIYTFLDRKNPRRFTSGLFYCLYGVSLLFGKVIPPFYMGILAIALVLIAGSGGIKLGSYNEPSEEERRNNRKRFGNKLFIPALIIPILTIAGSTGLKGVKIFGSFFLDQTSLTLVSLGAAAFAALIIGLWMTKSSPVIAVKESRRLLESIGWAALLPQLLATLGTIFTTAGVGTVVSKLVSGVIPTHSLFWVVFAYCIGMALFTMIMGNAFAAFPVMTAGIAAPLLIGKFGVDANHVAALGMFAGYCGTLMTPMAANFNIVPAALLDLKDKYQVIRVQVPTALIILGVNILFMYLFSLK, encoded by the coding sequence ATGATTCTTTCCATTGAAGATGTTTATATTTTTATTGGGATTATAACGACAGCAGGAAGTATTTATACATTTTTAGATCGTAAAAATCCGCGCCGCTTCACTTCGGGTCTTTTCTATTGCTTATATGGGGTATCGCTTTTATTTGGCAAGGTCATCCCGCCTTTTTATATGGGGATTCTCGCAATTGCACTTGTGCTGATAGCCGGGTCAGGCGGAATAAAGCTTGGCAGCTATAATGAGCCAAGTGAAGAAGAAAGAAGAAATAACCGTAAACGATTTGGCAACAAGCTCTTCATTCCTGCGCTCATCATTCCTATTTTAACGATTGCAGGATCTACAGGTCTTAAAGGAGTAAAGATCTTCGGAAGCTTCTTTTTAGATCAAACCAGTCTAACGCTTGTATCGTTGGGTGCTGCTGCATTTGCAGCCCTTATTATTGGATTATGGATGACAAAGAGCTCACCGGTCATTGCTGTTAAGGAATCAAGGCGGTTGCTGGAGTCCATAGGCTGGGCTGCTTTACTTCCGCAGCTGTTGGCAACGTTAGGAACGATTTTCACGACTGCTGGTGTCGGGACCGTTGTATCAAAGTTAGTAAGCGGTGTTATTCCAACCCACTCTCTTTTCTGGGTAGTGTTTGCTTATTGTATTGGAATGGCCTTATTTACTATGATTATGGGGAATGCATTTGCTGCCTTTCCGGTTATGACAGCGGGAATCGCTGCACCGCTTCTTATTGGCAAGTTTGGAGTGGATGCAAACCATGTAGCGGCACTGGGAATGTTTGCAGGCTATTGTGGAACATTGATGACCCCCATGGCTGCAAACTTTAACATTGTTCCCGCCGCCTTGCTTGATTTAAAGGATAAATACCAGGTCATACGTGTTCAGGTTCCGACGGCACTGATTATTTTAGGGGTGAATATTCTGTTTATGTATTTGTTCTCCCTAAAATAA
- a CDS encoding DUF969 domain-containing protein, producing MVLIGVAIVIIGFIIRLNPLLVVTAAGLVTGLVAHQSLYNIITEFGVAFTTNRYMAVFIVTLPIIGLLERNGLRDQAESVVAKIKAATTGRILTFYFIIREVAAAFGLTSIGGHAQMVRPLVAPMAEGAAEAKYGEVPDQVRERIRAHSAAVDNIGVFFGEDVFVAVGAILLMQGFFQQNHIHSDPLKMALWAIPTAIAALIVHGIRLYLFDRSLDRSLGKSISQKVPKSKEM from the coding sequence ATGGTTTTAATAGGTGTTGCTATCGTTATTATTGGTTTTATCATCCGTTTAAATCCTTTATTAGTTGTGACGGCGGCGGGTCTTGTCACAGGGCTTGTTGCCCATCAGTCTCTCTATAATATTATTACAGAGTTTGGTGTAGCCTTTACGACCAATCGATACATGGCGGTCTTTATTGTTACGTTGCCGATTATCGGACTTCTTGAAAGAAATGGTTTGCGGGATCAAGCGGAAAGTGTTGTTGCTAAAATCAAAGCTGCAACGACAGGACGTATACTGACGTTTTATTTTATTATTCGAGAAGTTGCTGCTGCTTTTGGGCTTACCTCGATTGGCGGCCATGCACAAATGGTCCGTCCGCTTGTTGCACCAATGGCAGAAGGAGCTGCAGAGGCTAAATATGGAGAAGTTCCTGATCAAGTAAGGGAAAGAATTCGAGCCCATTCTGCAGCAGTAGACAATATTGGCGTGTTTTTTGGAGAGGATGTATTTGTGGCAGTGGGTGCGATTTTGTTAATGCAAGGGTTTTTTCAGCAAAATCATATTCATTCTGATCCGTTGAAAATGGCCTTATGGGCAATTCCAACTGCAATAGCTGCCCTTATTGTGCACGGTATTCGTTTATATTTATTTGATCGATCACTGGATCGCAGTCTAGGTAAAAGCATCAGCCAAAAAGTTCCGAAGAGTAAGGAGATGTAG
- a CDS encoding glycosyltransferase family 39 protein gives MEKKPRFDILLAGILLLSCFLNFFQIGKAGSNEYYTIAVKSMMKSFHNFFYASFDPAGFITVDKPPVALWLQTLSASIFGWSNFSVLLPEALAGVISVGLMYIIVKPKFGRTAALISSLVLAVTPIFVAVVRTNNVDSILVLDILIATWMLMKAADKQSLGWFIASLALVGVGFNIKMLEAYMVLPGFYLFYLLSFKVKWTKKIVQLILATVVLFAVSFSWAVIVDSTPKDQRPYIGSSQTNSVLELAFGYNGLARLTGQHNGFGGHAKSQNHAASQTHASSETNHHVQNTGGNSRNGSSQFYGGMGMGGSFGTGTPGVLRLFSKQLSGQISWLLPLVLFGIIGMIVSFRKTKSFTMEHQFALFWAACLVPMMIFFSVAGFFHQYYMSMMGPSIAALTGISWTVLSKLFKEKQGWSSYLLPFSILATFLFEAVILYENNGAVSQVWTAVVFVAGIAVFGILMMQREYNQKVHAFGLSGVIALLILPFSWGLITVIQGGNSTMPVAGPSGGGFGGFGGMQGAKMAFSQGGSGYGHFGGMRNGGQGGFRSGGGQNGAGWTPRANGASAGQWQGAAQGNWGGGMGQMGGQADTKLIQYLVKNYHGEKFMLATESATAAYPFMEKTNYAVMAMGGFMGSDPAITPEKLAKMAKAGEVKYFLISSRGMGGNSSVTDWIKNNCTAVPSKDWSSSNASASKSAGGGNFMNGRGGSQQLYVYKKA, from the coding sequence ATGGAGAAGAAGCCCAGATTTGATATTCTGCTGGCTGGAATATTGCTATTGTCCTGTTTTTTAAATTTTTTCCAAATTGGTAAGGCTGGTTCAAATGAATATTATACGATTGCGGTAAAGAGTATGATGAAGAGCTTTCATAATTTCTTTTATGCTTCTTTTGATCCGGCTGGCTTTATTACAGTGGATAAGCCGCCTGTGGCCTTGTGGCTGCAGACTTTAAGTGCCTCAATCTTTGGCTGGAGCAATTTTAGTGTTCTGCTGCCAGAGGCATTGGCGGGAGTTATTTCGGTTGGACTGATGTATATTATTGTAAAGCCGAAATTTGGCAGAACGGCAGCCTTGATCTCAAGTCTGGTACTAGCCGTTACACCCATTTTTGTGGCTGTGGTACGAACAAATAATGTAGACAGTATTTTAGTACTGGATATATTAATTGCGACATGGATGCTGATGAAAGCAGCAGATAAGCAAAGTCTTGGCTGGTTTATTGCGAGTCTTGCCCTGGTCGGGGTTGGCTTTAATATCAAGATGCTTGAAGCGTATATGGTATTGCCTGGTTTTTATTTATTTTATTTGCTTTCATTCAAAGTTAAATGGACAAAGAAAATTGTTCAATTAATTCTTGCTACTGTGGTGTTATTTGCCGTTTCTTTTTCGTGGGCAGTGATTGTGGACTCAACACCGAAGGATCAGCGTCCATACATAGGAAGCAGTCAAACAAACTCTGTTTTGGAGCTTGCTTTTGGCTATAATGGCTTGGCAAGGTTAACAGGCCAGCATAACGGCTTTGGCGGACATGCTAAGTCCCAAAATCATGCAGCCTCTCAAACGCATGCTTCTTCCGAAACGAATCATCATGTACAGAATACCGGTGGAAATTCAAGAAACGGTTCCAGTCAATTCTATGGCGGCATGGGAATGGGCGGTTCATTCGGAACAGGAACGCCTGGAGTTCTGCGTCTGTTCTCTAAGCAATTGTCAGGGCAAATCAGCTGGCTTCTGCCGCTCGTCCTATTTGGAATTATCGGTATGATTGTTAGCTTCAGAAAGACGAAGTCATTTACAATGGAGCATCAATTCGCACTGTTTTGGGCTGCGTGCCTTGTCCCGATGATGATCTTTTTTAGCGTCGCAGGTTTCTTCCATCAATATTATATGAGTATGATGGGTCCTTCCATCGCTGCACTAACGGGGATCAGCTGGACTGTTTTATCAAAGCTATTTAAGGAAAAACAAGGGTGGAGCTCCTATCTGCTTCCGTTTTCCATTCTCGCAACCTTCTTATTTGAAGCAGTCATTCTTTACGAGAATAATGGAGCTGTTTCACAAGTATGGACAGCAGTTGTATTCGTTGCTGGGATTGCAGTCTTTGGAATCCTTATGATGCAGCGTGAGTATAATCAGAAAGTCCATGCATTTGGGCTGTCTGGAGTGATCGCCTTATTGATCCTGCCATTTAGCTGGGGGCTGATCACGGTGATACAGGGCGGAAATAGTACCATGCCTGTAGCAGGCCCTTCTGGTGGAGGTTTTGGAGGATTTGGCGGTATGCAAGGTGCAAAAATGGCTTTTTCCCAGGGGGGAAGCGGCTATGGACATTTTGGCGGAATGCGTAACGGTGGCCAGGGAGGATTTCGATCTGGTGGAGGCCAAAATGGAGCAGGCTGGACACCGCGGGCAAATGGAGCGTCTGCTGGACAATGGCAGGGTGCTGCACAAGGAAACTGGGGTGGTGGTATGGGCCAAATGGGTGGCCAGGCTGATACGAAGCTCATCCAGTATTTAGTAAAGAATTATCATGGAGAAAAATTCATGCTGGCTACTGAAAGTGCTACCGCTGCGTATCCGTTTATGGAGAAAACCAACTATGCCGTTATGGCAATGGGAGGATTTATGGGAAGCGATCCTGCAATCACTCCTGAAAAACTCGCTAAAATGGCTAAAGCAGGAGAAGTTAAGTATTTCTTGATTTCATCCAGAGGAATGGGCGGAAACTCCAGTGTAACGGATTGGATTAAAAACAACTGTACCGCAGTTCCAAGCAAGGATTGGAGTTCCTCTAACGCATCTGCCAGCAAATCTGCAGGCGGAGGGAATTTTATGAATGGAAGAGGCGGTTCACAGCAGCTGTATGTGTACAAAAAAGCTTAA
- a CDS encoding IclR family transcriptional regulator, producing the protein MQNKNITVVKSMDVLNLFLHHSVLTLNEMVELLGVPKTSVHRMAGSFETMGFLQKNDEGRYKLGLQFLQFGQLVAERLDIRQIALPIMKELRDRAKEAVNLIIKDSNDAIYIEKVDTLHPVRLYTKVGRRAPLYAGACSRIILAFLDEDEQERYVCETKMVPIGSGTITDKDQMREVLADARENGYTISDSELENETISIAAPIFDHTGSLAAGLSIAGPDSRFGEERHPELIELLKSAAKEISFQLGYQEGNE; encoded by the coding sequence ATGCAAAACAAAAATATAACCGTTGTAAAATCAATGGATGTGTTGAATCTATTTTTACATCATTCAGTGCTGACATTAAATGAAATGGTTGAACTTTTAGGTGTGCCGAAAACATCTGTTCATCGGATGGCTGGGTCGTTCGAAACGATGGGATTTCTGCAAAAAAACGATGAAGGCAGGTATAAGCTGGGGCTTCAATTTTTACAGTTTGGCCAGTTAGTTGCTGAACGATTAGATATCCGGCAAATTGCCTTGCCCATCATGAAGGAACTTCGAGATAGGGCCAAAGAGGCCGTTAACTTGATTATTAAGGATAGCAATGATGCCATTTATATTGAAAAAGTAGACACGCTGCATCCCGTTCGGCTTTACACAAAAGTTGGCCGAAGAGCCCCTTTATATGCAGGGGCTTGTTCGAGAATCATACTTGCCTTTTTAGATGAGGATGAACAAGAACGTTATGTATGTGAAACAAAAATGGTGCCAATCGGCAGCGGGACCATTACAGATAAGGATCAAATGCGGGAAGTGTTGGCAGATGCGAGAGAGAATGGGTATACAATAAGTGATTCTGAATTGGAAAATGAAACAATCTCAATAGCAGCACCCATTTTTGATCATACGGGCAGTTTGGCAGCGGGACTTAGTATTGCCGGTCCTGATTCCCGCTTTGGTGAGGAACGGCATCCAGAATTAATTGAACTGTTAAAGAGTGCCGCAAAGGAAATATCTTTTCAATTGGGTTACCAGGAAGGAAATGAATAA
- a CDS encoding M14 family metallopeptidase, with the protein MMDLRELWSIKGLFFSIDEQEAPAGMCARVTVPSHRTSWESAAMVEIAGRIGLHLTDLPLPIFDHLFIFDQLDSAPTRGRPNLHLVIGYESEYLARVLGKRSEPLLTVRNELQEESGILYVSQDENQSLLVITGTSPKMTLHAARSLVTDHFVDVYSKGESLLFIPKEMNVLPQPSLQQGVKPLECYSLHTLFTTEGLYQQIEGEIHPTLDVSMRIRNSHLNLTIANVEMAASLAQSAGYVCFPLTTCMNEENGQRFLICWEAEEATNGQIEWEINEVEGKPALRIRAHPNQIVKEVREIINEYFSTNGMERDTWIQRFSALKSLNRDIYARAQLGMRAFTESRVRKVNHLIVPDNLSKPSEFWNRYLTEKGSQDFPFVLSVEEEKPIWTVHWEDSGELADIESYLLHTLPQFDSLGILNKNFSIEITTSVSGDSFIKWSVHFKRVLKEGWGIESDFIHRDANKSGLHWAMKEVLPFLKQENNLHTIEIQARAFQPKKKHLDLVHRFLQEMYPFDAILSEELSLPLERINLTLNDEPSAPMFQVIARGKQGSVLASFKWDGWAESCPYMMSQPGYGNVMIPFAGCRIYQKGAKEILASQSFKTNPYRFWLWYQGFVLPELVKQIGSHKGIPKFSRLECHVEMDALDIKIPHIEEVSSVLEALHEDIYFFTLHALHEHGKQAGDPGWDAPGAILPFMHKKCGMKPKAEIALYTMVTEPKAEIVYESGERKTIRMFPQETMNHVRITKLTKCRNELTFLFSGFDNHQLEKECGEWLASSEPGLNYTAGCVERLKEKSLDHDVFVNEDVEKWLQINKKKMHGKAFPIDFSFNGQWIWLVELYAKGITGETLSSFQKHCLYKPTFFLNARHHANEVSSTNAALQLIEKYAGRNELLKRINLVIVPLENVDGAALHAKMAAEHPFWKLHAARYNACGIEYAKYRFKPDAPFGEARVYPFVWQRWAPDVVLDDHGVPSHEWIQPFSGYNSPPRFPVSYWIPSSRMYTIWRELKEASPRQRDAYDSLRSFLTKRLEEDKRVANDNTMWLNTYRRWGNNFDDIRFPVELSHGSIAYTRESKANIDSHDLVERFSQWVTADLMTEVNDETVYDKELAACKHAHHVVHQAIIDWMKERKLNIQLRREHLENGTIRIGLERVRPL; encoded by the coding sequence ATGATGGATCTACGAGAATTATGGAGTATAAAAGGCCTCTTTTTTTCTATTGATGAGCAAGAAGCTCCTGCTGGAATGTGTGCGCGAGTTACTGTTCCTTCTCATCGAACAAGTTGGGAGTCTGCTGCAATGGTAGAGATAGCCGGAAGAATTGGCTTGCATTTAACTGATCTGCCCCTTCCAATTTTTGACCATCTGTTTATATTTGATCAATTGGATTCTGCACCCACCAGAGGAAGGCCAAACCTGCATTTGGTAATTGGTTATGAGAGCGAATACTTAGCTCGAGTTCTCGGTAAAAGATCAGAGCCCCTATTAACTGTTCGAAATGAACTGCAAGAGGAATCAGGAATACTGTATGTTAGTCAAGACGAAAATCAATCTTTGCTTGTTATTACCGGAACCTCGCCGAAGATGACCCTGCATGCTGCAAGATCACTTGTAACAGACCATTTTGTCGATGTTTACAGCAAAGGAGAGTCTTTATTATTCATACCAAAAGAAATGAATGTTTTGCCACAGCCCTCATTACAACAAGGTGTAAAGCCACTCGAGTGCTATTCGCTGCATACACTTTTTACAACGGAAGGGCTTTACCAACAGATAGAAGGAGAAATACATCCTACCCTTGATGTTTCAATGAGAATAAGGAACTCCCATTTAAATTTAACGATTGCTAATGTTGAAATGGCAGCAAGTTTGGCCCAGTCCGCTGGATATGTATGCTTTCCGTTGACCACTTGCATGAATGAAGAAAATGGTCAGAGATTCTTAATTTGTTGGGAAGCAGAGGAAGCGACGAACGGCCAAATTGAATGGGAAATAAATGAGGTTGAAGGTAAACCCGCACTTCGTATAAGAGCACATCCAAATCAAATAGTTAAAGAAGTTCGGGAAATAATTAATGAATACTTTTCAACTAACGGCATGGAAAGGGATACGTGGATCCAGCGGTTCAGTGCACTTAAAAGTTTGAATAGGGACATTTACGCTAGAGCTCAGTTGGGTATGAGAGCTTTTACAGAATCAAGAGTCAGAAAAGTAAATCATCTTATCGTTCCTGATAATTTATCGAAGCCTTCTGAGTTTTGGAATCGGTATTTAACGGAAAAAGGGAGCCAGGATTTTCCCTTTGTTTTATCTGTTGAAGAAGAAAAGCCAATATGGACCGTTCACTGGGAGGACTCCGGGGAACTGGCAGATATAGAATCCTATTTGTTACATACTCTTCCTCAGTTTGATAGCTTGGGAATCTTAAATAAGAATTTCTCTATTGAAATCACCACTTCAGTTAGCGGTGATAGTTTTATTAAATGGAGCGTGCATTTTAAAAGAGTTCTGAAAGAGGGCTGGGGAATAGAATCGGATTTTATTCATCGAGATGCAAATAAATCTGGCCTGCATTGGGCAATGAAAGAAGTATTGCCATTTTTAAAACAAGAAAATAATCTGCATACCATTGAAATACAAGCTAGAGCTTTCCAACCAAAGAAGAAACATTTGGACCTTGTTCATCGTTTCTTGCAAGAAATGTATCCGTTTGATGCGATTTTATCAGAAGAATTGTCGTTACCGTTAGAAAGGATCAATCTTACGTTAAATGATGAACCTTCTGCACCAATGTTTCAGGTAATTGCAAGGGGCAAGCAAGGCAGCGTGCTAGCCTCGTTTAAATGGGATGGATGGGCAGAAAGCTGTCCTTATATGATGAGTCAACCAGGTTATGGAAACGTCATGATACCTTTTGCTGGATGCCGGATTTATCAAAAAGGTGCAAAAGAGATACTTGCAAGTCAGTCTTTTAAAACCAACCCATATCGATTCTGGTTATGGTACCAAGGGTTTGTGCTGCCTGAATTGGTCAAACAAATCGGGAGTCATAAGGGAATTCCAAAATTTTCAAGACTTGAGTGTCACGTTGAAATGGATGCGTTAGATATAAAAATTCCTCACATTGAAGAAGTGAGCTCAGTTTTGGAAGCATTGCATGAAGATATTTATTTTTTCACACTGCATGCTTTGCACGAACATGGAAAACAGGCTGGGGATCCAGGCTGGGATGCACCTGGGGCCATTTTACCGTTTATGCATAAAAAATGTGGCATGAAGCCAAAAGCAGAGATTGCTTTGTACACAATGGTTACTGAACCAAAAGCAGAGATTGTTTACGAAAGCGGGGAGCGAAAGACAATCCGCATGTTTCCTCAAGAAACCATGAATCATGTGAGAATTACTAAGTTAACAAAGTGTAGGAACGAATTAACGTTTTTATTTAGTGGATTTGACAATCATCAATTAGAAAAAGAGTGCGGCGAGTGGCTTGCGAGCTCAGAACCGGGTCTAAACTATACAGCAGGTTGTGTAGAACGATTAAAAGAAAAGTCACTTGATCATGATGTGTTTGTGAATGAAGATGTTGAAAAGTGGCTGCAGATAAACAAAAAGAAGATGCATGGAAAAGCTTTCCCGATTGATTTTTCTTTTAATGGGCAATGGATTTGGCTTGTCGAATTGTATGCTAAGGGGATAACTGGAGAAACTCTCTCCTCTTTTCAAAAACACTGTCTATATAAGCCGACATTTTTTCTAAATGCAAGGCATCATGCTAATGAAGTTTCCAGTACGAATGCTGCACTTCAGTTAATTGAGAAGTATGCGGGAAGAAATGAGCTATTGAAAAGAATAAATCTTGTTATTGTTCCGCTTGAAAATGTTGACGGAGCTGCCTTACATGCCAAAATGGCAGCGGAACATCCATTTTGGAAGCTGCATGCTGCTCGATATAATGCGTGCGGTATTGAGTATGCAAAGTATCGCTTCAAGCCGGATGCCCCGTTTGGCGAAGCAAGGGTTTATCCTTTCGTATGGCAGCGCTGGGCACCGGATGTTGTTCTTGATGATCATGGGGTACCATCCCATGAATGGATTCAGCCTTTTAGCGGTTATAATAGCCCGCCAAGATTTCCAGTTTCCTATTGGATTCCAAGCAGCCGGATGTATACCATTTGGCGTGAATTAAAGGAGGCTTCCCCACGCCAACGTGATGCATATGATTCCCTTCGTTCCTTTTTAACAAAAAGACTCGAGGAAGACAAAAGGGTTGCCAATGACAATACCATGTGGCTCAACACTTATAGGCGGTGGGGTAACAACTTTGATGACATTCGTTTTCCTGTTGAATTATCACACGGCAGTATTGCTTATACACGAGAAAGTAAAGCGAATATTGACTCTCATGACTTGGTCGAACGGTTCAGCCAATGGGTAACAGCGGATTTAATGACAGAAGTGAACGACGAAACCGTATATGACAAGGAATTGGCTGCATGTAAACATGCCCATCATGTCGTTCATCAAGCAATCATTGACTGGATGAAAGAAAGAAAATTGAACATTCAGCTTAGGCGTGAACATTTAGAAAATGGAACAATCCGAATTGGGCTTGAACGAGTTCGGCCGCTTTAG
- a CDS encoding biotin-dependent carboxyltransferase family protein, giving the protein MGVEVLQPGLSTTVQDIGRLGYQQYGIIVSGAMDTLALRLANILVGNSLNEAVLEITLLGPKLKFHEDKLIAICGSDFSAMIDGSLVPNWRPVLVRKDSVVEFAHAKKGCRAYISIAGGLDVPNVLGSRSTYLRAGIGGYKGRTLQKGDYLETKEPKANSLELFDLLANKNEESPFITTDWYIGKNILPLYEDKTVRVIRGPQFKQFTEESRRCFFEQAFQITPQSDRMGYRLTGTKMELEQPVELLSEAVTAGTIQVPSDGQPIILMADRQTTGGYPKIGFIASVDLPILAQRKPGEKIQFKEIKLHEAQQAIIKREVMIKTVTQGIKLITRS; this is encoded by the coding sequence ATGGGTGTTGAAGTACTTCAACCAGGGCTTAGTACAACCGTACAAGACATAGGGAGATTGGGTTATCAGCAGTACGGTATCATTGTAAGCGGGGCAATGGACACACTTGCCCTTAGGCTGGCTAACATTCTGGTCGGTAATTCTTTGAACGAAGCAGTGCTGGAAATCACTCTTCTAGGACCAAAACTAAAATTTCATGAAGATAAGCTGATTGCCATCTGCGGAAGTGATTTTTCTGCGATGATTGACGGCAGCCTAGTTCCAAATTGGCGTCCCGTCTTGGTGAGAAAAGATAGTGTAGTAGAGTTTGCACATGCAAAAAAAGGCTGCCGGGCCTATATCAGCATTGCAGGCGGTCTGGATGTACCCAACGTTCTCGGAAGCCGAAGTACATATTTACGGGCAGGAATTGGGGGATATAAAGGCCGTACTCTGCAAAAAGGAGATTACCTGGAAACGAAAGAGCCTAAAGCGAATAGTTTAGAACTATTTGATTTATTAGCTAATAAAAATGAAGAATCCCCGTTTATCACTACAGACTGGTACATTGGTAAAAACATTCTCCCTTTATATGAAGATAAAACCGTTCGTGTCATTCGAGGGCCACAGTTCAAACAATTCACAGAAGAAAGCAGGCGCTGCTTTTTTGAACAAGCTTTTCAAATTACTCCTCAATCCGACCGAATGGGATATAGGTTAACCGGGACAAAAATGGAATTGGAACAGCCGGTGGAGCTTCTTTCTGAGGCAGTAACGGCAGGAACGATTCAAGTTCCGTCTGATGGGCAGCCAATCATTCTCATGGCAGATCGGCAAACCACTGGCGGGTATCCAAAGATCGGTTTCATTGCTTCTGTTGATTTGCCTATTTTAGCTCAGAGAAAACCTGGGGAAAAGATTCAATTTAAGGAAATTAAGCTGCATGAAGCACAGCAAGCAATCATAAAAAGAGAAGTCATGATAAAAACAGTCACACAAGGGATCAAACTTATTACACGCAGTTAA
- the pcp gene encoding pyroglutamyl-peptidase I has translation MKRVLLTGFEPFGGESINPALEAIRELEGTVTEKYEINVWEIPTVFNKSLDVLAKAISETQPDIVICIGQAGGRSAITVERVAINVNDARIPDNEGRQPIDTPVVEGGPAAYWSTLPIKAMVEVMNERGIPASVSQTAGTFVCNHLFYGLMDLLASMNNSIKGGFIHIPFLPEQAVKNPSQPSMALETIVKGLKAAIEAAVTYEKDIVSLGGQIS, from the coding sequence ATGAAAAGGGTTTTATTAACTGGCTTTGAACCGTTTGGCGGAGAATCTATTAATCCAGCATTAGAAGCTATAAGAGAGTTGGAGGGAACCGTTACAGAAAAATATGAAATAAACGTCTGGGAGATTCCAACGGTATTCAATAAGTCTCTTGATGTTTTGGCAAAAGCCATTTCTGAAACCCAGCCTGACATCGTCATTTGTATTGGGCAGGCGGGTGGACGTTCCGCTATTACTGTTGAACGTGTAGCAATCAATGTGAATGACGCTCGTATTCCAGATAATGAAGGCAGACAGCCTATTGATACCCCTGTTGTTGAAGGAGGCCCCGCGGCTTATTGGTCCACTTTACCGATTAAGGCAATGGTGGAAGTCATGAACGAGAGAGGGATTCCTGCTTCTGTCTCGCAAACGGCGGGTACATTCGTTTGCAATCATCTTTTTTATGGGTTAATGGATCTGCTTGCTTCAATGAATAACTCCATAAAGGGGGGATTTATTCACATTCCATTCCTTCCGGAGCAGGCCGTGAAAAATCCAAGTCAGCCGAGCATGGCGTTAGAAACCATTGTTAAAGGATTAAAGGCAGCAATAGAAGCAGCCGTAACATATGAAAAGGACATCGTTTCTCTTGGCGGCCAAATCAGCTAA